A single Pieris rapae chromosome 2, ilPieRapa1.1, whole genome shotgun sequence DNA region contains:
- the LOC110991797 gene encoding delta-1-pyrroline-5-carboxylate dehydrogenase, mitochondrial encodes MMSALCTRSFLRARSLERSASSVVELSKFQDFGVVNEPVLGYLAGSRERNELTSELKRTAAVTEEVPIVIGDEYIKEGEPRHQVMPHNHSRSIAKYYYASEKTIQKAISVSAEAQRRWDRTPLHERVDIWQRAADLMAGEHRQKLNAATMLGQSKSVVQAEIDSAAELIDFFRFNVFFLKENAKYQPISENPSVTLNSLRFRGLDGFIAAISPFNFTAIGGNLAYTPALMGNGVLWKPSDTALLSNWRIFNIMREAGLPAGIVNFVPADGPTFGRTITASPLLAGINFTGSVPTFNWLWNEVGKNLNVYKNYPRLIGECGGKNYHFIHPTADIQSVVNGTIRSAFEFNGQKCSACSRMYVPKSLYEPIKEGLLQERSKLKIGDPTDFSIFTGAVIDDKAFARISGYIKHAKNNPKNKILGGGEFDDSKGYFIQPTIIETSDPHDKLMTEEIFGPVLTMYVYDDKDVMKTVSLVGSSTKFALTGAVFAKDKNFLQTALEELKMTAGNFYINDKSTGSVVGQQPFGGGRMSGTNDKAGGPNYVMRWTSPQSIKETFVPLREIDYPYMKD; translated from the coding sequence ATGATGTCTGCGTTGTGTACGAGGAGCTTTCTACGAGCGCGTTCGCTAGAGCGCTCTGCCTCGAGCGTTGTGGAGCTTTCAAAGTTTCAAGACTTTGGTGTTGTTAATGAGCCCGTTCTTGGATATCTCGCTGGAAGCCGCGAGCGCAACGAGCTTACTAGCGAGCTGAAACGCACGGCTGCTGTCACCGAAGAGGTGCCCATCGTCATTGGCGATGAGTACATTAAAGAAGGTGAACCCCGACACCAGGTTATGCCTCACAATCACTCTCGGTCCATCGCCAAGTACTACTATGCCAGCGAGAAGACAATTCAAAAGGCGATCAGTGTATCTGCCGAAGCGCAGCGACGTTGGGATCGTACTCCTCTTCACGAACGGGTAGATATCTGGCAGCGTGCTGCAGACCTAATGGCTGGTGAGCACCGCCAAAAACTCAATGCAGCAACAATGCTTGGCCAGTCTAAATCTGTTGTTCAGGCTGAAATAGATTCTGCAGCTGAGCTTATTGATTTCTTTCggtttaatgttttctttttgaaaGAAAATGCTAAGTATCAGCCAATATCTGAAAACCCATCAGTAACACTTAACTCACTCAGATTCAGAGGCCTAGATGGTTTTATTGCAGCTATTAGCCCATTTAACTTTACAGCTATTGGGGGCAACTTGGCTTACACACCAGCTCTTATGGGTAATGGTGTCTTATGGAAACCTTCTGATACAGCCCTGCTGTCAAATTGGCGGATTTTCAACATAATGAGAGAAGCTGGTCTTCCTGCAGGAATAGTAAATTTTGTACCTGCGGATGGTCCAACATTTGGACGTACAATCACAGCATCTCCCTTGCTAGCTGGAATTAACTTTACTGGATCAGTCCCAACATTTAACTGGCTATGGAATGAGGTAGGAAAGAATTTGAATGTGTATAAGAACTATCCACGCTTAATTGGAGAATGTGGAGGCAAGAACTATCACTTCATTCATCCAACAGCTGACATACAATCTGTTGTTAATGGCACAATCAGATCAGCGTTTGAATTTAATGGTCAAAAGTGTTCAGCTTGCTCAAGAATGTATGTTCCCAAATCACTTTATGAACCAATCAAGGAAGGTTTGCTTCAAGAAAGatcaaaacttaaaattgGAGATCCTACTGACTTCTCTATTTTCACTGGTGCTGTAATTGATGATAAAGCATTTGCAAGAATTTCTGGCTACATTAAACATGCTAAAAACAACCCCAAGAACAAGATTCTTGGTGGAGGAGAATTTGATGACAGTAAAGGATACTTTATTCAGCCGACCATCATTGAAACCAGTGATCCTCATGACAAGTTAATGACTGAAGAAATCTTTGGACCGGTCCTTACAATGTATGTGTATGATGATAAGGATGTTATGAAGACAGTGTCCCTAGTGGGATCTTCCACTAAATTTGCTTTAACTGGAGCTGTATTTGCTAAGGATAAGAATTTCTTGCAAACGGCATTAGAGGAGTTAAAGATGACAGCTGGTAATTTCTATATCAATGATAAATCTACTGGATCAGTAGTAGGGCAACAGCCATTTGGTGGTGGTCGCATGTCAGGCACTAATGACAAGGCAGGTGGTCCTAACTATGTCATGAGATGGACATCTCCACAGTCCATCAAGGAGACTTTTGTCCCCCTGCGAGAAATTGACTACCCGTATATGAAGGATtaa
- the LOC110991821 gene encoding protein OPI10 homolog: MSNVFGLIVSGRLVQTDFTLVSETSLVTTILDVDSINHAVVFLTGTTPLPAGSVAIVYWSWPDPNAPPNWQPLGHISNAKPSAIFKIQNLKKLHELSSENKFINAFGQQQICHNAQIGISIEPEANAQMLEPVLEQQTNNYVSFAQKMLENLVNFVASFSVTQDQMTPTPGVSYIPLNTLHTWYQNFERRLQNNPNFWKNL; encoded by the exons atgtcAAATGTTTTCGGATTGATAGTATCCGGGCGATTG GTGCAAACAGACTTTACGCTAGTCTCAGAGACGAGTCTTGTCACGACAATTCTGGATGTTGATTCTATCAACCATGCGGTAGTGTTTTTGACGGGTACGACGCCGTTGCCTGCCGGTTCAGTTGCAATCGTCTACTGGAGCTGGCCTGACCCCAATGCGCCTCCCAATTGGCAGCCTCTCGGCCATATCTCAAATGCTAAACCTTCGGCTATATTCAAAattcagaatttaaaaaagcttCATGAATTATCAA gtgaaaacaaatttataaatgcaTTTGGCCAGCAGCAAATCTGTCACAATGCACAAATAGGGATCTCCATTGAACCTGAAGCAAATGCACAAATGTTGGAACCTGTTCTA gaacaacaaacaaacaactATGTGTCATTTGCACAGAAGATGCTGGAAAACTTAGTGAACTTTGTAGCATCTTTCTCTGTTACGCAAGATCAAATGACCCCTACTCCGGGTGTCTCCTACATACCACTTAATACTCTACATACATGGTACCAGAACTTCGAGCGACGCTTGCAGAATAATCCTAACTTTTGGAAGAACTTATAA
- the LOC110991819 gene encoding cell division cycle 7-related protein kinase, translated as MSNTVGIKNKILKLQSSQIVRNGTHKKDKKDRGDQFSSSDDQENQQINELVQKLPKLNSIFEVHRKIGEGTFSSVYLGSLRQHANLPDGQKRLFAIKHLVPTAHPARVEHELKCLQDIGGRHNVIGVELCLRQLDTIVFIMPYIPHRKFAEYMDDMDRDEVSRYLHALLIALRHVHSFGVIHRDVKPSNFLYDRERRRYLLVDFGLAQPVVTIEPPPAHSNGTAKRLREEDCDSSPGAKRVALDLSLRGRHVSVPRRGDTIKQTPLKHVTKVSGLNVSCACAGLGGVCTGCGRRPTARAPRAGTQGFRPPEVLLKSPLQGTAVDVWAAGVVLASLLTSRYPFFRAADDVSALAELVDLLGSDAVHRVAAFLRRRVVMSGSRTGICLRKLAQRLRNPTPPPCLFPECLRCRLPAPQCLCLTADTQERNMETIVVDDLPEAAFNLAARLLDPDPRTRITAEQALKHPFLAHLPH; from the exons aTGTCAAATACTGttggtattaaaaataaaattttaaaactacagAGTTCACAAATAGTTCGAAATGGGACccacaaaaaagataaaaaggaTAGAGGAGATCAATTTTCTTCTTCAGACGATCAAGaaa ATcaacaaataaatgaattggTGCAGAAGTTACCAAAactaaatagtatatttgAAGTTCACCGCAAAATAGGGGAAGGGACTTTCAGTTCTGTTTACCTTGGCTCACTGCGGCAACATGCCAATCTCCCAGATGGACAAAAGCGTTTGTTTGCTATAAAACACCTAGTTCCTACAGCTCATCCGGCAAGGGTTGAACATGAACTAAAATGCCTACAAGACATAGG TGGCAGACACAATGTGATTGGCGTGGAATTATGCTTAAGGCAATTAGACactattgtgtttattatgcCATACATACCCCATAGAAAATTTGCA gaatATATGGATGATATGGACAGGGACGAGGTGTCTCGTTACTTGCACGCATTGCTGATAGCCCTTAGACATGTACACTCCTTTGGTGTCATCCATCGCGATGTTAAGCCTAGCAACTTTCTCTATGACCGGGAGCGCAGGAG GTATTTGTTAGTGGACTTTGGTCTTGCGCAGCCCGTGGTAACCATTGAGCCTCCACCAGCCCATAGCAATGGAACCGCAAAACGACTGCGGGAAGAG GACTGTGATTCCTCGCCAGGAGCCAAACGTGTTGCATTGGACTTGTCGCTGCGCGGGCGACATGTTTCGGTACCACGCCGCGGAGACACCATCAAACAAACACCGCTTAAACACGTCACAAAG gTCTCAGGCTTAAACGTAAGCTGCGCTTGTGCGGGTTTGGGTGGAGTCTGCACAGGTTGTGGTCGAAGGCCAACGGCTCGGGCTCCAAGGGCGGGAACGCAGGGCTTTAGGCCCCCGGAGGTGCTCCTCAAAAGCCCCTTGCAGGGAACCGCCGTCGACGTCTGGGCTGCTGGGGTCGTTCTCGCTTCACTCCTTACTTCCAG GTATCCATTTTTTCGAGCTGCAGATGATGTGTCAGCGCTGGCTGAACTCGTGGACTTGCTGGGTTCCGACGCCGTGCATCGCGTCGCGGCGTTTCTAC GTCGCCGAGTGGTAATGTCAGGCAGTCGCACGGGCATCTGCCTTCGCAAGTTGGCGCAGCGTCTACGTAACCCAACTCCCCCTCCGTGCCTATTCCCCGAGTGCCTCCGTTGTCGTCTTCCCGCTCCACAGTGTCTCTGCCTCACCGCGGATACGCAG GAGCGCAACATGGAAACGATAGTAGTGGATGACCTACCGGAGGCAGCTTTTAATCTAGCAGCTCGGCTGTTGGACCCCGACCCGCGTACACGCATTACGGCTGAGCAGGCGCTAAAGCATCCTTTCTTAGCGCATCTGCCCCACTGA
- the LOC110991793 gene encoding CDGSH iron-sulfur domain-containing protein 3, mitochondrial, translating into MFSRTFLKRKTLILNSVSYVTKAPKPEIPKNSLASVYSANNQKSNGTVYDRKPFKMSLQAGKTYSWCLCGKSKSQPLCDGTHKDIYLKISQKPIRFTVEETKEYWLCNCKQTKNRPFCDGTHKQKEIQEATTIRV; encoded by the exons ATGTTTTCgagaacatttttaaaacggAAAACCCTCATTCTCAATTCA GTCAGTTATGTTACAAAGGCTCCAAAACCAGAAATACCGAAAAATTCTTTGGCGTCAGTTTATTCCGCAAATAACCAAAAAAGTAATGGCACAGTATATGATAGAAAGCCTTTTAAAATGTCCCTGCAGGCAGGAAAGACATACTCCTGGTGCCTTTGTGGCAAATCTAAATCACAGCCACTGTGTGATGGAACTCataaagatatatatcttaaaatatctCAGAA ACCTATTAGATTTACTGTTGAAGAAACTAAAGAATACTGGTTGTGTAATTGCAAGCAAACTAAGAATAGACCCTTCTGTGACGGAACTCACAAACAGAAAGAGATACAAGAAGCCACTACTATCAGAGTGtaa
- the LOC110991794 gene encoding cytochrome b5: MEKQEVKLFTREELKKRNTREDCILIIHNEVYDVTEFLEEHPGGLEVLLELAGQDATEPFEDVSHSSDARALMKKYKIGGLVEADRIQTKAAFAPQWNNDQPQEQGNWSSWALPLLLGIAATILYRYLFMQ, translated from the exons atggaaaaacaggaagttaaattatttacccgTGAGGAGCTAAAGAAGCGAAACACTCGTGAGGACTGTATTCTCATCATCCACAACGAGGTTTACGACGTCACTGAGTTTTTAGAAGAG cACCCAGGAGGTCTGGAGGTGCTTCTGGAACTGGCAGGTCAAGACGCCACCGAGCCCTTTGAAGACGTGAGCCACAGTTCTGACGCAAG GGCGTTGATGAAAAAGTACAAGATTGGCGGACTAGTGGAGGCCGACCGCATCCAGACCAAGGCGGCGTTTGCGCCTCAGTGGAACAACGACCAGCCTCAGGAGCAGGGCAA TTGGAGTTCATGGGCTCTTCCGCTATTATTGGGCATCGCCGCAACCATTCTCTACCGGTATCTGTTCATGCAGTGA
- the LOC110991792 gene encoding uncharacterized protein LOC110991792, giving the protein MAKRANPFIDDYVQQSKVHIGLKQFNNNEERLQKVYEKTLQKLFKGQRKAQQNGVKCSLENNYKKDGLKQLFIGANGILVHAGQMVKGNSSDALCKCGEAKIELCAYCDMALCVFCKLVCSLCQHNFCSKCSLYGSEDSAVCVSCYR; this is encoded by the exons ATGGCGAAGAGAGCAAATCCGTTTATTGACGACTATGTTCAGCAAAGCAAAGTGCATATAGGACTGAAACAGTTTAATAACAATGAAGAAAGACTGCAAAAAGTTTATG AGAAAACATTGCAAAAGTTATTCAAAGGACAAAGAAAAGCGCAGCAAAACGGGGTTAAATGCAGTTTAGAAAATAACTACAAAAAAGATGGACTAAAGCAACTGTTTATTGGCGCCAATGGCATACTTGTACATGCTGGTCAGATG GTCAAAGGAAATTCATCTGATGCTTTGTGCAAATGTGGAGAGGcaaaaatagaattatgtGCATACTGCGATATGGCCCTGTGTGTATTCTGCAAGTTAGTATGTTCTCTCTGTCAACACAACTTCTGTTCCAAGTGTTCCTTGTATgg GTCTGAAGACTCGGCAGTTTGTGTTTCGTGTTATAGATAA